Genomic window (Deltaproteobacteria bacterium):
AGGTGTTGACAATCAGTATATCGGCATCTTCTTCATTAGCCGTCAACTCAAAGTTATCCTGCCTGAGGATTCCCAGCATTACCTCAGAGTCCACAAGATTCTTCGGACAGCCGAGGCTGGTGAGGCATATTTTGTCATGGTGTTGAGACATAGTTTGCAGGTATTGTGCGGTTGTTTATCTTGAGTTAAACTGACATGACAAACTGTTCTATGGAGTTGACCTTTTTGATAAGCTCTTCTGGGCTCTTATGTGTCTGGATATCTTTTTTGAGTTCTTCTAAACGATACTCAATATCCAGTTTAACTTTTTCCTCCAGAAACGAACGCTTGAATTCTTCGGAAGATAGCTGTTGTTTAAAGTATTTCTCTGCAATATTCATTTTTCACCTCTCCGTGATTTTCTAATAGACTTTGCCCTCTCAATCTCGCTATTAGGGGTCATATTGTGTTCATGCTCGTCAGTCCCTCATATTCACACACTGCAAACTAACCCCCAAATCCTTTGTCTTAAGAATTTGGATTACTTCCTGCAGGTCGTCTATCTTTTTGCCTGTTACCCTTACCTGGTCATCCATTATCTGCGCCTGAACCTTAAGCCCTGATTTTTTAATCGCCTCTACAACCTCTTTTGCCTTTTCCTTTTGAATACCCTGAAGGATCTTTATCACCTGTCTTTTCAGCCCGCCGGATGCGTCTTCAACCTTTCCGTATTCCAGCGACTTTAGCGAGATTCCCCTTTTTACAAATTTGCCCTGCAGGAGGTCTACTATAGTATTCAGCCTGTTATCACTATCGCCGACAATAGTTATCTCCTCTTTCTTTTCCCATTTTATTTCGCTTTTACTCCCTTTAAAGTCATAACGTTGACTTATCTCCTTGACGGCCTGATTTACGGCATTATCAACCTCCTGCATATCTACCTTTGAAACGATGTCAAATGACGGCATGTGTTCCTCCTTATTTTACCACTTTTACCCCTTCAGGAATCTTGAATTTAAATATGCTGCCTGATAGAGATTGGTTTGTTTTTATCTTTTCAAATATTACCTTTGTTTCATTGCCGAGCATGTCATAGGCTATGGTCCTTATCACTAAAAATGTTTTTTTATCCACTGCAATATATAATTTTTGGAGATTTGGCTGTGCTGTCTTTGGATTCAGTTTTAAAAGATGCGCATTATTGTCTCCTTCTGCCAGCTCTATTGTAAAATCCTTTTTTAGATTCCCCATGCCCGCCAGAAAATTGTTCGATATGGATGTCCCGTTGTCCAGAGCATTTCCTACCATAACCTGTCCAATATCCTGCTGATATATCCAGATGGTCATGCCGTCGCTTACGATAATATCCTTGCCCGGAGATTTGTATTCCCATTTCATCATGCCGGGCTTTTTAAAATACACAACCCCCTCTGCCTTCTGAGTTTCTTTTATTGAGGCAGATGTTGTGAATTGGGTAAAGTTTGCCTGAATGTCCTGAATGCCGTCGTAGGTCTTCTGAACCTTTGCAATGATGGCATTGAGGTCATCGGCATAGACGACAGTAGACAGTAGACAGTAGACAGTAAGCAGACTTAATATTTGAAATTTGAAATTTGAAATTTGAATTTTATTCACTCACTCCTCCTTCTTTTTTCACCAGCACCTCTCTGGGCCTGCTTCCTTGGGCAGGGCCGACAATGCCTTCTGCCTCCATCTTTTCTATTATCCGCGCAGCGGTGTTGTAGCCTATCCTCAGTCTTCTCTGGACGTACGATGTTGAAGCCTGCTGTAATTGGATAACGATTGCAACCGCCTCATCATATCTTTTGTTAAATTCTTCGCCAAGGTCGTCATTTCCATATTCCTTTTCCTCAACCCTTGCTTCAGATATAGCCTTATCGTATGCGGGTTTGCCCTGCTTCTTGAGAAAATCCGTAACCCTCTTAATCTCCGCCTCTGAGACATAGGCGCCGTGTATCCTCTTAAGCCTTGATGAGCCTGGGGGGAGGAAAAGCATATCGCCATCGCCGAGGAGCGTTTCCGCGCCGCCTGTGTCAAGGATTGTTCTGGAATCTGTCCGTGAGGCAACCTGAAGCGACAGTCTGGCAGGAAAATTTGCTTTGATTAAGCCTGTTATGACATCAACAGACGGCCTCTGGGTTGCAACAAGAAGATGTATGCCTGCTGCGCGGGCCATCTGCGAGAGCCTTACAAGGGATTCTTCAACATCTTTACCGGAGGCCATCATCAAATCAGAAAGTTCATCTATCACCACTACGATGAATGGAAGCCTGCGGTGAATTTCTTTATCCTCGTCTCTTGTCCCCTCTTCCTCAAAAAGCTGATTGTATTTTTCAATGCTTTTTGTGCCTTTTTCTGCCATAAGTTTATATCTCTCGCCCATCTCATTCACCATGCCCCTTAATACAGACGCTGCCCTCTTTGGCTCAGTAACAACAGGGGTCAAAAGATGCGGTATGCCTTCGTATGCGGAAAGCTCCAGCATCTTTGGGTCTATCATCAAAAACCTCACATAATTGGGCGTTGCCTTGTAGAGCATGCTTATAATAATATCGTTGATCGTAACGCTTTTGCCGGCGCCTGTTGCGCCTGCCATTAAGAGATGGGGCATTAGCGCAAGGTCAGCGACAAACGGTGCGCCTGATATATCCTTTCCAAGGGCAAATGTAAGCTTTGAATGGCTCTTTGTGTATACCTGACTCTCCAGTATTTCTCTCAGATAAATTTTTTGTTTTGCTGCATTCGGCACCTCAATGCCGACAACAGCCTTTCCGGGAATCGGCGCAATTATGCGGATAGACGCAGCGCGCAGCGCCAGGGCAAGGTCATCAGAGAGATTTACGATGCTTGCCACCTTTACGCCTGCCGCCGGCTCAAACTCATACATGTTGACGACCGGGCCAGGCGTTACTGCAATGACCTGGCCTTCCACGCCGTAGTCCATAAGTTTTTTCTCAAGGATTTTAGAATTGGTGCGGAGAGCCTCCTCATCTAGAACATGAGCTTTTTCAGGTGGGGAGTCTAAAAAAGAGAGCGGAGGAAGCTGAAATTCTCCTATTGCCTTTAAAAATTCAAAGTGCTCCTGAGACGGTTCTTTTGGTTTTGGCTGTTTTCTGGGGGTAGGCGGCATAATAATAGTCGGGCGATCTGCCTTTTTAGCTTCCAGCCTTTGCCCCTTGACTCCTCTGGCTGGGGTGGATAAGTCGGATGACTCCTCACCGATAGGTTCATCTTTTTCTTCGGTCTCCTGTGACCGCCTCTTTTGTAAAACAGATTGATAGATATTATAACCTTTGCCGGCCATATCCACCAAAGATATGCCTGTGGCAAATATTGTAGAACAGATAAACATGGCTGTAAGGACAATGAGTGTGCCTGTATAACTCAGATAGTCCCACAGGAAAAGACATATATATTTACCGAGAATGCCGCCGCTCAACGTATCGTTTCCCACAAGGCTGCTTAGAAGCCCTGAGAACGACGCAAGAAGAAAGAATAAACTGATTGGGATTAACGCCCTGAAGTGGAATTCCCTTCTTATCAAAAACTCCAGCGCCAGGATTATAATAAGGACAGGGAATAAATAGGCTGAAAGGCCGACAATCTGGAATAAAACCCATGCTGCATATCCGCCTACAACCCCGCCCCAGTTGGACGAAACATTGGATGGGGAGTAAGAAAGAAGGCTGACAATAATAAATAATGAAACTGCAAGAAGGGCGATGCCAACAACCTCTTCTTTGAGACCTTTCTTTTTTTCTTTGGAATTAGCCATTTATATCTTTGGAAGTGTTATTCCTATCTGAGACTGATACTTGCCTTTTTTATCTTTGTAGGATATCTCTGGATCCTCATCGCTTTCAAAGAATAGAACCTGGGCAATGCCTTCATTTGCGTATATCTTTGCGGGCAGAGGCGTTGTGTTTGAAATCTCAAGGGTTACAAATCCCTCCCACTCCGGCTCAAATGGCGTTACATTGGTTATTATGCCGCATCTGGCGTATGTGGATTTGCCAACGCATATTGTCATGACATTGCGGGGGATCCTGAAATATTCCACGCTCCTTCCGAGGGCAAAAGAATTAGGCGGAATAACACAGACATCTCCTTTAAAATCTACAAAAGATTTGCTGTCAAACGCCTTGGGGTCAACAATAGCATTGTTCACATTGGTGAATATCTTGAATTCATCTGATATGCGGATATCGTAGCCATAAGATGAAACGCCATAAGATATGCGGCCTTCGCGCACCTGTTTTTCCTCAAACGGCTCAATCATTTTCGGATTATGTTCCACCGACTTTTTTCTAATCCATCTGTCATTTTTTATCATGTAAGTCAAGCCCCCCTTGATAAATTTGTTAGCGCAGAAAGATACCGTAAATTTATAAATAAGGCAAACGGAAAGGATAGGGGTTATACGCCAAGGTCTGTCTTAAACTCCATCAGTTTCATAATATCCCTTCTGGTGATTATGCCAATAAGTTTATCGCCGTCCATAACAAGAACCCTCCCTGTATCAAGGTCTATCATTCTTGAGAGGGCATCCATTGCATTGTCTTCAGGGCTGAGTATGGCATCAGGTGAAATTTTATTTATTACATCTCTTACAAGGGTTGTATCCCACTGCTCCTTCGGAACCAGCCGCACATTATTCAATGTAAGCATCCCAGTAATGCGCCCGTCGGACGAGACCGGAAAACCGACAAAATGGTAGCCAAAAAAATATTTTTCAACCACAGTTGTCAGAGTAGAATCTTCTGTTATTGTAACAACATTTCTGGTCATTGCGTCGCCGACCTTTATTCTCTCCAGGGTCTTTTTTACCAAAAGCTGCCGGTAGCTGGAGTCTGCCGTTTGCTGGAGGAACATGCCGATAAATATCATCCACAGGCCGCCAATAAAATTGCCCATGAATATTTGAAAAAAGCCGAAACCAATGAGCAGCGCCGCAAAACCTTTGCCAACCCGGCTTGCAATCTGTGTTGCCTTTTGAAGGTCTCCGGTCTTTTTCCACCAGAGGGCCCTTAAGACCCTTCCGCCGTCCAGTGGAAACCCGGGTATCATATTAAATATTACAAGGACCATGTTTATCATGGCAAGGTATTCAAATATGGCGGATAAAACCGGGTAAATGGAAAAGGCATTCGCAATCTGCATCAGAACCCAGAATATTGCTGCAAGCACGATGCTTGCAGCAGGGCCTGCAACAGCTATCTTTAATTCCGTTATCGGGTCATCAGGTTCTTTTGTCAATTTGGCAACTCCGCCGAATATAAAAAGCGTTATCTCCTTTATATCAAGCCCGAGCTTGTTGGATGTATAAGAATGGGAAAGTTCGTGAATTAGGACGCACGCAAAAAGCAGGACGGCAGAGATAACCCCCATAAGGATATAGGTAAATGTCCCGAGGCCGGGGATGATAAGTGGGAAATAGCCCTGGGCAAGGCTCCATGCAACAAGGCCAAATACAATAAACCATGTATAGTCCAGAGAAATCTGGACGCCCAAAATCTTAAATAATTTTACGCCTCGTCCCATAATAGTGTCAAAGAGTCATAGAGTCATAGAGTTAGAGTGTTAGAATATCAAAAAGGTCTTAGGTTTGCAACCGTTATACGGAGAGGGGAGGGGTAAGAAGACCCAGAGTTTCAGGAAGGCCAAACATTATATTCATATTCTGGACAGCCTGGCCCGATGCTCCCTTGACAAGGTTATCAATGGCTGTAATGACAATAAGGCGGCCTGTCCGTTCGTCTATCTTTAATCCTATGTCACAGAAATTAGACCCCTTTACCTGAGATATATTTGGAAACACCCCTTCAGACATAATGCGGACAAAGAACTCACCTTTGTAATATTTTTTATAGATATTCAAAATATTTTTCTGACTTGTGACTTGTGCGTATATCGTGCTTAAGATGCCTCTGTTAACCGGCAGAAGATGCGGGACAAATGTTACCTTTATATCCATGCCGGCAATAATGCCCAGCTCTTGCTCAATCTCAGGCGTATGGCGGTGTTCTCCTACCTTATATGCCTTAAACCCTTCATTTATCTCTGCAAATGATGTGTCCTGAGATGCTGTTTTTCCAGCGCCGGAAACGCCGCTCTTTGAATCTATTATAATTGTGTTGGTATCTATGATGCCTGCCTTTAAAATGGGCGCAAGGCCAAGGATGGCCCCTGTTGGATAACAGCCTGGGTTTGCAATCAGAGCTGCATTCTTTATCTTGCCCCTATAAAGTTCAGGAAGGCCATACACCGCCTTTTTTAACAAACCCTCGGCAATATGATGCTTCCCATACCATGCCTCATAAATATTTGCATTCTTCAGGCGGAAATCTGCGCTTAAGTCTATAACCCTTTTCCCCTTCTTTAAAAGATCCGGCGCTATTTCCATGGATGCATGATGGGGAAGGGCTGAAAAGATAATATCTGCCTTTGAATATGCGCGGAAGTTTGCAGGGTCTTCAAAT
Coding sequences:
- a CDS encoding 30S ribosomal protein S12 methylthiotransferase RimO, whose translation is MSQHHDKICLTSLGCPKNLVDSEVMLGILRQDNFELTANEEDADILIVNTCGFIGDAKEESIEAILRLAQYKEKGRCRLLIVTGCLVQRYKDELAK
- a CDS encoding YajQ family cyclic di-GMP-binding protein, with the protein product MPSFDIVSKVDMQEVDNAVNQAVKEISQRYDFKGSKSEIKWEKKEEITIVGDSDNRLNTIVDLLQGKFVKRGISLKSLEYGKVEDASGGLKRQVIKILQGIQKEKAKEVVEAIKKSGLKVQAQIMDDQVRVTGKKIDDLQEVIQILKTKDLGVSLQCVNMRD
- the lolA gene encoding outer membrane lipoprotein chaperone LolA, translated to MNKIQISNFKFQILSLLTVYCLLSTVVYADDLNAIIAKVQKTYDGIQDIQANFTQFTTSASIKETQKAEGVVYFKKPGMMKWEYKSPGKDIIVSDGMTIWIYQQDIGQVMVGNALDNGTSISNNFLAGMGNLKKDFTIELAEGDNNAHLLKLNPKTAQPNLQKLYIAVDKKTFLVIRTIAYDMLGNETKVIFEKIKTNQSLSGSIFKFKIPEGVKVVK
- a CDS encoding DNA translocase FtsK 4TM domain-containing protein, whose product is MANSKEKKKGLKEEVVGIALLAVSLFIIVSLLSYSPSNVSSNWGGVVGGYAAWVLFQIVGLSAYLFPVLIIILALEFLIRREFHFRALIPISLFFLLASFSGLLSSLVGNDTLSGGILGKYICLFLWDYLSYTGTLIVLTAMFICSTIFATGISLVDMAGKGYNIYQSVLQKRRSQETEEKDEPIGEESSDLSTPARGVKGQRLEAKKADRPTIIMPPTPRKQPKPKEPSQEHFEFLKAIGEFQLPPLSFLDSPPEKAHVLDEEALRTNSKILEKKLMDYGVEGQVIAVTPGPVVNMYEFEPAAGVKVASIVNLSDDLALALRAASIRIIAPIPGKAVVGIEVPNAAKQKIYLREILESQVYTKSHSKLTFALGKDISGAPFVADLALMPHLLMAGATGAGKSVTINDIIISMLYKATPNYVRFLMIDPKMLELSAYEGIPHLLTPVVTEPKRAASVLRGMVNEMGERYKLMAEKGTKSIEKYNQLFEEEGTRDEDKEIHRRLPFIVVVIDELSDLMMASGKDVEESLVRLSQMARAAGIHLLVATQRPSVDVITGLIKANFPARLSLQVASRTDSRTILDTGGAETLLGDGDMLFLPPGSSRLKRIHGAYVSEAEIKRVTDFLKKQGKPAYDKAISEARVEEKEYGNDDLGEEFNKRYDEAVAIVIQLQQASTSYVQRRLRIGYNTAARIIEKMEAEGIVGPAQGSRPREVLVKKEGGVSE
- the dcd gene encoding dCTP deaminase, whose amino-acid sequence is MIKNDRWIRKKSVEHNPKMIEPFEEKQVREGRISYGVSSYGYDIRISDEFKIFTNVNNAIVDPKAFDSKSFVDFKGDVCVIPPNSFALGRSVEYFRIPRNVMTICVGKSTYARCGIITNVTPFEPEWEGFVTLEISNTTPLPAKIYANEGIAQVLFFESDEDPEISYKDKKGKYQSQIGITLPKI
- a CDS encoding site-2 protease family protein, with amino-acid sequence MGRGVKLFKILGVQISLDYTWFIVFGLVAWSLAQGYFPLIIPGLGTFTYILMGVISAVLLFACVLIHELSHSYTSNKLGLDIKEITLFIFGGVAKLTKEPDDPITELKIAVAGPAASIVLAAIFWVLMQIANAFSIYPVLSAIFEYLAMINMVLVIFNMIPGFPLDGGRVLRALWWKKTGDLQKATQIASRVGKGFAALLIGFGFFQIFMGNFIGGLWMIFIGMFLQQTADSSYRQLLVKKTLERIKVGDAMTRNVVTITEDSTLTTVVEKYFFGYHFVGFPVSSDGRITGMLTLNNVRLVPKEQWDTTLVRDVINKISPDAILSPEDNAMDALSRMIDLDTGRVLVMDGDKLIGIITRRDIMKLMEFKTDLGV
- the argC gene encoding N-acetyl-gamma-glutamyl-phosphate reductase, with translation MIKAAILGGSGYTGFELLRILGNHPAVQVTTITSRQHKGCRVEEVFPGLNSILNLTFEDPANFRAYSKADIIFSALPHHASMEIAPDLLKKGKRVIDLSADFRLKNANIYEAWYGKHHIAEGLLKKAVYGLPELYRGKIKNAALIANPGCYPTGAILGLAPILKAGIIDTNTIIIDSKSGVSGAGKTASQDTSFAEINEGFKAYKVGEHRHTPEIEQELGIIAGMDIKVTFVPHLLPVNRGILSTIYAQVTSQKNILNIYKKYYKGEFFVRIMSEGVFPNISQVKGSNFCDIGLKIDERTGRLIVITAIDNLVKGASGQAVQNMNIMFGLPETLGLLTPPLSV